One segment of Arvicanthis niloticus isolate mArvNil1 chromosome 5, mArvNil1.pat.X, whole genome shotgun sequence DNA contains the following:
- the Nfx1 gene encoding transcriptional repressor NF-X1 isoform X4 codes for MAEAPPVSGTFKFNTDAAEFIPQERKPGLNCGTQRRLDSNRIGRRNYSSSPPCHLPRHIPYDDISAVHQHSYASGSKPKGPQGFFQSSNKSHKNHGLQNQPWQKLRNERHQNRTRKAQGLTEQTSDTSSLESVARSESGTNPREHSPSESEKEVVIADPRGAKPKKAAQLTYNYGRGPKAKGRLRSEWGNRMSPKSEDENSRPVPISHTDSSDASCRKPVVDPCVCRRNEQRRYPQKRPPWEVEGARPRPGRNPPKQESQRHINAGPKTNMSPIPKDSLRERPTKSACDTGNLAVVNKSSRRVDQEKHAVRRQDPQVLSAFPRGKQNHMLKNVETHTGSLIEQLTTEKYECMVCCELVQVTAPVWSCQSCFHVFHLNCIKKWARSPASHADGQSGWRCPACQNVSAHVPNTYTCFCGKVKNPEWSRNEIPHSCGEVCRKKQPGQDCPHSCNLLCHPGPCPPCPAFTTKTCECGRTRHTVRCGQPVSVHCSNACENILNCGQHHCAELCHGGQCQPCRIILNQVCYCGSTSRDVLCGTDVGKSDGFGDFSCLKICGKDLKCGSHTCSQVCHPQPCQPCPRLPHLVRYCPCGQTPLSQLLEHGSNGRKTCMDPVPSCGKVCGKPLSCGSSDFIHTCEKLCHEGDCGPCSRTSVISCRCSFRTKELPCTSLKSEDATFMCDKRCNKKRLCGRHKCNEICCVDKEHKCPLICGRKLRCGLHRCEEPCHRGNCQTCWQASFDELTCHCGASVIYPPVPCGTRPPECTQTCARIHDCDHPVYHSCHSEEKCPPCTFLTQKWCMGKHEGPSPYRESWRSHW; via the exons GCACTTTTAAATTCAATACAGATGCTGCTGAGTTCATTCCTCAGGAGAGAAAACCTGGTCTAAATTGTGGGACCCAAAGAAGACTAGATTCTAATAGGATTGGCAGAAGAAATTATAGTTCCTCGCCTCCCTGTCACCTTCCTAGACACATCCCTTATGATGACATCTCTGCTGTTCATCAGCACAGTTATGCCTCTGGAAGCAAACCTAAGGGTCCACAGGGGTTTTTCCAGTCATCTAATAAATCACACAAGAACCATGGCCTTCAGAATCAGCCATGGCAGAAATTAAGGAATGAAAGGCACCAAAACAGAACCAGGAAAGCACAAGGGCTCACTGAGCAGACGTCAGATACATCGAGTTTAGAAAGTGTAGCCAGGTCAGAGAGTGGAACAAACCCTAGAGAACACAGCCCTTCTGAGAGTGAGAAGGAGGTGGTTATTGCAGATCCCAGGGGAGCGAAACCCAAAAAAGCAGCACAGCTTACATACAACTATGGCAGAGGACCAAAGGCCAAAGGGAGACTCAGAAGTGAGTGGGGTAATAGAATGAGCCCAAAGTCTGAGGACGAAAATAGCAGACCTGTGCCGATTTCCCACACTGACTCTTCAGATGCCTCCTGCAGAAAACCTGTAGTGGATCCATGTGTGTGCAGACGGAATGAGCAGAGAAGATATCCCCAGAAAAGGCCTCCCTGGGAAGTGGAGGGGGCCAGACCACGGCCAGGAAGGAACCCACCAAAACAGGAGAGTCAGCGGCATATAAATGCAGGGCCCAAAACCAACATGTCCCCCATTCCAAAGGATAGTCTCAGAGAAAGACCAACGAAATCAGCCTGTGACACTGGAAATTTGGCAGTTGTCAACAAGTCTTCCAGAAGGGTTGACCAAGAGAAACATGCTGTAAGGAGACAGGACCCTCAAGTGCTGTCTGCTTTTCCCAGAGGCAAACAGAACCATATGCTGAAGAACGTGGAAACACACACTG gTTCCCTGATTGAGCAGCTAACTACAGAAAAATACGAGTGTATGGTGTGCTGTGAGTTGGTCCAGGTCACAGCCCCCGTGTGGAGCTGTCAGAGTTGCTTTCATGTCTTTCATTTGAACTGCATCAAGAAATGGGCacggtctccagcatcacatgcAG atggCCAGAGTGGTTGGAGGTGTCCTGCCTGTCAGAATGTTTCTGCACATGTTCCTAATACCTACACTTGTTTCTGTG GCAAGGTAAAGAATCCTGAATGGAGCAGAAATGAAATCCCACATAGTTGTGGTGAGGTTTGTAGAAAGAAACAACCTGGCCAGGACTGTCCACATTCCTGTAACCT tcTCTGCCATCCTGGACCCTGCCCACCCTGCCCTGCTTTTACAACTAAAACATGTGAATGTGGACGGACCAG GCACACGGTTCGCTGTGGTCAGCCTGTCTCAGTCCACTGTTCTAATGCGTGTGAGAATATTTTGAACTGTGGTCAGCACCACTGTGCTGAGCTGTGCCATGGGGGTCAGTGCCAGCCTTGCCGGATCATACTGAACCAGG TGTGCTACTGTGGCAGCACCTCCCGAGATGTCCTGTGTGGAACTGATGTGGGCAAGTCTGACGGATTCGGGGACTTCAGCTGTTTAAAGATATGTGGCAA GGACTTGAAGTGTGGGAGTCACACCTGTTCTCAGGTTTGCCATCCTCAGCCCTGTCAGCCTTGCCCACGGCTCCCCCACTTGGTGAGATACTGCCCTTGTGGCCAAACACCTCTCAGCCAGTTGCTGGAACATGGAAGTAATGGTCGGAAAACATGCATGGATCCTGTCCCTTCCTGTGGAAAAGTGTGTGGCAAACCCTTATCCTGTGGTTCCTCAG ATTTCATCCACACCTGTGAAAAGCTCTGCCATGAAGGAGACTGTGGGCCGTGCTCTCGCACCTCAGTTATCTCCTGCAGATGTTCTTTCAGAACAAAG gaGCTTCCATGTACCAGTCTTAAAAGTGAAG ATGCTACATTTATGTGCGACAAGCGGTGTAACAAGAAAAGATTGTGTGGACGGCATAAATGTAACGAGATCTGCTGTGTG GACAAAGAGCACAAGTGTCCTTTGATTTGTGGAAGGAAGCTCCGCTGTGGCCTTCATCGGTGTGAAGAACCTTGTCATCGAGGGAACTGTCAGACCTGCTGGCAAGCCA GCTTTGATGAATTAACTTGCCACTGTGGTGCCTCTGTGATCTACCCACCAGTTCCCTGTGGGACTAGGCCTCCCGAGTGTACACAGACCTGTGCCAGGATCCATGATTGTGACCATCCAG
- the Nfx1 gene encoding transcriptional repressor NF-X1 isoform X3 has translation MAEAPPVSGTFKFNTDAAEFIPQERKPGLNCGTQRRLDSNRIGRRNYSSSPPCHLPRHIPYDDISAVHQHSYASGSKPKGPQGFFQSSNKSHKNHGLQNQPWQKLRNERHQNRTRKAQGLTEQTSDTSSLESVARSESGTNPREHSPSESEKEVVIADPRGAKPKKAAQLTYNYGRGPKAKGRLRSEWGNRMSPKSEDENSRPVPISHTDSSDASCRKPVVDPCVCRRNEQRRYPQKRPPWEVEGARPRPGRNPPKQESQRHINAGPKTNMSPIPKDSLRERPTKSACDTGNLAVVNKSSRRVDQEKHAVRRQDPQVLSAFPRGKQNHMLKNVETHTGSLIEQLTTEKYECMVCCELVQVTAPVWSCQSCFHVFHLNCIKKWARSPASHADGQSGWRCPACQNVSAHVPNTYTCFCGKVKNPEWSRNEIPHSCGEVCRKKQPGQDCPHSCNLLCHPGPCPPCPAFTTKTCECGRTRHTVRCGQPVSVHCSNACENILNCGQHHCAELCHGGQCQPCRIILNQVCYCGSTSRDVLCGTDVGKSDGFGDFSCLKICGKDLKCGSHTCSQVCHPQPCQPCPRLPHLVRYCPCGQTPLSQLLEHGSNGRKTCMDPVPSCGKVCGKPLSCGSSDFIHTCEKLCHEGDCGPCSRTSVISCRCSFRTKELPCTSLKSEDATFMCDKRCNKKRLCGRHKCNEICCVDKEHKCPLICGRKLRCGLHRCEEPCHRGNCQTCWQASFDELTCHCGASVIYPPVPCGTRPPECTQTCARIHDCDHPVYHSCHSEEKCPPCTFLTQKWCMGKHEELTIKKLWTFKETLDF, from the exons GCACTTTTAAATTCAATACAGATGCTGCTGAGTTCATTCCTCAGGAGAGAAAACCTGGTCTAAATTGTGGGACCCAAAGAAGACTAGATTCTAATAGGATTGGCAGAAGAAATTATAGTTCCTCGCCTCCCTGTCACCTTCCTAGACACATCCCTTATGATGACATCTCTGCTGTTCATCAGCACAGTTATGCCTCTGGAAGCAAACCTAAGGGTCCACAGGGGTTTTTCCAGTCATCTAATAAATCACACAAGAACCATGGCCTTCAGAATCAGCCATGGCAGAAATTAAGGAATGAAAGGCACCAAAACAGAACCAGGAAAGCACAAGGGCTCACTGAGCAGACGTCAGATACATCGAGTTTAGAAAGTGTAGCCAGGTCAGAGAGTGGAACAAACCCTAGAGAACACAGCCCTTCTGAGAGTGAGAAGGAGGTGGTTATTGCAGATCCCAGGGGAGCGAAACCCAAAAAAGCAGCACAGCTTACATACAACTATGGCAGAGGACCAAAGGCCAAAGGGAGACTCAGAAGTGAGTGGGGTAATAGAATGAGCCCAAAGTCTGAGGACGAAAATAGCAGACCTGTGCCGATTTCCCACACTGACTCTTCAGATGCCTCCTGCAGAAAACCTGTAGTGGATCCATGTGTGTGCAGACGGAATGAGCAGAGAAGATATCCCCAGAAAAGGCCTCCCTGGGAAGTGGAGGGGGCCAGACCACGGCCAGGAAGGAACCCACCAAAACAGGAGAGTCAGCGGCATATAAATGCAGGGCCCAAAACCAACATGTCCCCCATTCCAAAGGATAGTCTCAGAGAAAGACCAACGAAATCAGCCTGTGACACTGGAAATTTGGCAGTTGTCAACAAGTCTTCCAGAAGGGTTGACCAAGAGAAACATGCTGTAAGGAGACAGGACCCTCAAGTGCTGTCTGCTTTTCCCAGAGGCAAACAGAACCATATGCTGAAGAACGTGGAAACACACACTG gTTCCCTGATTGAGCAGCTAACTACAGAAAAATACGAGTGTATGGTGTGCTGTGAGTTGGTCCAGGTCACAGCCCCCGTGTGGAGCTGTCAGAGTTGCTTTCATGTCTTTCATTTGAACTGCATCAAGAAATGGGCacggtctccagcatcacatgcAG atggCCAGAGTGGTTGGAGGTGTCCTGCCTGTCAGAATGTTTCTGCACATGTTCCTAATACCTACACTTGTTTCTGTG GCAAGGTAAAGAATCCTGAATGGAGCAGAAATGAAATCCCACATAGTTGTGGTGAGGTTTGTAGAAAGAAACAACCTGGCCAGGACTGTCCACATTCCTGTAACCT tcTCTGCCATCCTGGACCCTGCCCACCCTGCCCTGCTTTTACAACTAAAACATGTGAATGTGGACGGACCAG GCACACGGTTCGCTGTGGTCAGCCTGTCTCAGTCCACTGTTCTAATGCGTGTGAGAATATTTTGAACTGTGGTCAGCACCACTGTGCTGAGCTGTGCCATGGGGGTCAGTGCCAGCCTTGCCGGATCATACTGAACCAGG TGTGCTACTGTGGCAGCACCTCCCGAGATGTCCTGTGTGGAACTGATGTGGGCAAGTCTGACGGATTCGGGGACTTCAGCTGTTTAAAGATATGTGGCAA GGACTTGAAGTGTGGGAGTCACACCTGTTCTCAGGTTTGCCATCCTCAGCCCTGTCAGCCTTGCCCACGGCTCCCCCACTTGGTGAGATACTGCCCTTGTGGCCAAACACCTCTCAGCCAGTTGCTGGAACATGGAAGTAATGGTCGGAAAACATGCATGGATCCTGTCCCTTCCTGTGGAAAAGTGTGTGGCAAACCCTTATCCTGTGGTTCCTCAG ATTTCATCCACACCTGTGAAAAGCTCTGCCATGAAGGAGACTGTGGGCCGTGCTCTCGCACCTCAGTTATCTCCTGCAGATGTTCTTTCAGAACAAAG gaGCTTCCATGTACCAGTCTTAAAAGTGAAG ATGCTACATTTATGTGCGACAAGCGGTGTAACAAGAAAAGATTGTGTGGACGGCATAAATGTAACGAGATCTGCTGTGTG GACAAAGAGCACAAGTGTCCTTTGATTTGTGGAAGGAAGCTCCGCTGTGGCCTTCATCGGTGTGAAGAACCTTGTCATCGAGGGAACTGTCAGACCTGCTGGCAAGCCA GCTTTGATGAATTAACTTGCCACTGTGGTGCCTCTGTGATCTACCCACCAGTTCCCTGTGGGACTAGGCCTCCCGAGTGTACACAGACCTGTGCCAGGATCCATGATTGTGACCATCCAG
- the Nfx1 gene encoding transcriptional repressor NF-X1 isoform X2, which translates to MAEAPPVSGTFKFNTDAAEFIPQERKPGLNCGTQRRLDSNRIGRRNYSSSPPCHLPRHIPYDDISAVHQHSYASGSKPKGPQGFFQSSNKSHKNHGLQNQPWQKLRNERHQNRTRKAQGLTEQTSDTSSLESVARSESGTNPREHSPSESEKEVVIADPRGAKPKKAAQLTYNYGRGPKAKGRLRSEWGNRMSPKSEDENSRPVPISHTDSSDASCRKPVVDPCVCRRNEQRRYPQKRPPWEVEGARPRPGRNPPKQESQRHINAGPKTNMSPIPKDSLRERPTKSACDTGNLAVVNKSSRRVDQEKHAVRRQDPQVLSAFPRGKQNHMLKNVETHTGSLIEQLTTEKYECMVCCELVQVTAPVWSCQSCFHVFHLNCIKKWARSPASHADGQSGWRCPACQNVSAHVPNTYTCFCGKVKNPEWSRNEIPHSCGEVCRKKQPGQDCPHSCNLLCHPGPCPPCPAFTTKTCECGRTRHTVRCGQPVSVHCSNACENILNCGQHHCAELCHGGQCQPCRIILNQVCYCGSTSRDVLCGTDVGKSDGFGDFSCLKICGKDLKCGSHTCSQVCHPQPCQPCPRLPHLVRYCPCGQTPLSQLLEHGSNGRKTCMDPVPSCGKVCGKPLSCGSSDFIHTCEKLCHEGDCGPCSRTSVISCRCSFRTKELPCTSLKSEDATFMCDKRCNKKRLCGRHKCNEICCVDKEHKCPLICGRKLRCGLHRCEEPCHRGNCQTCWQASFDELTCHCGASVIYPPVPCGTRPPECTQTCARIHDCDHPVYHSCHSEEKCPPCTFLTQKWCMGKHECPWKPEEDTRSPGAGVTDAVVSCHVGARS; encoded by the exons GCACTTTTAAATTCAATACAGATGCTGCTGAGTTCATTCCTCAGGAGAGAAAACCTGGTCTAAATTGTGGGACCCAAAGAAGACTAGATTCTAATAGGATTGGCAGAAGAAATTATAGTTCCTCGCCTCCCTGTCACCTTCCTAGACACATCCCTTATGATGACATCTCTGCTGTTCATCAGCACAGTTATGCCTCTGGAAGCAAACCTAAGGGTCCACAGGGGTTTTTCCAGTCATCTAATAAATCACACAAGAACCATGGCCTTCAGAATCAGCCATGGCAGAAATTAAGGAATGAAAGGCACCAAAACAGAACCAGGAAAGCACAAGGGCTCACTGAGCAGACGTCAGATACATCGAGTTTAGAAAGTGTAGCCAGGTCAGAGAGTGGAACAAACCCTAGAGAACACAGCCCTTCTGAGAGTGAGAAGGAGGTGGTTATTGCAGATCCCAGGGGAGCGAAACCCAAAAAAGCAGCACAGCTTACATACAACTATGGCAGAGGACCAAAGGCCAAAGGGAGACTCAGAAGTGAGTGGGGTAATAGAATGAGCCCAAAGTCTGAGGACGAAAATAGCAGACCTGTGCCGATTTCCCACACTGACTCTTCAGATGCCTCCTGCAGAAAACCTGTAGTGGATCCATGTGTGTGCAGACGGAATGAGCAGAGAAGATATCCCCAGAAAAGGCCTCCCTGGGAAGTGGAGGGGGCCAGACCACGGCCAGGAAGGAACCCACCAAAACAGGAGAGTCAGCGGCATATAAATGCAGGGCCCAAAACCAACATGTCCCCCATTCCAAAGGATAGTCTCAGAGAAAGACCAACGAAATCAGCCTGTGACACTGGAAATTTGGCAGTTGTCAACAAGTCTTCCAGAAGGGTTGACCAAGAGAAACATGCTGTAAGGAGACAGGACCCTCAAGTGCTGTCTGCTTTTCCCAGAGGCAAACAGAACCATATGCTGAAGAACGTGGAAACACACACTG gTTCCCTGATTGAGCAGCTAACTACAGAAAAATACGAGTGTATGGTGTGCTGTGAGTTGGTCCAGGTCACAGCCCCCGTGTGGAGCTGTCAGAGTTGCTTTCATGTCTTTCATTTGAACTGCATCAAGAAATGGGCacggtctccagcatcacatgcAG atggCCAGAGTGGTTGGAGGTGTCCTGCCTGTCAGAATGTTTCTGCACATGTTCCTAATACCTACACTTGTTTCTGTG GCAAGGTAAAGAATCCTGAATGGAGCAGAAATGAAATCCCACATAGTTGTGGTGAGGTTTGTAGAAAGAAACAACCTGGCCAGGACTGTCCACATTCCTGTAACCT tcTCTGCCATCCTGGACCCTGCCCACCCTGCCCTGCTTTTACAACTAAAACATGTGAATGTGGACGGACCAG GCACACGGTTCGCTGTGGTCAGCCTGTCTCAGTCCACTGTTCTAATGCGTGTGAGAATATTTTGAACTGTGGTCAGCACCACTGTGCTGAGCTGTGCCATGGGGGTCAGTGCCAGCCTTGCCGGATCATACTGAACCAGG TGTGCTACTGTGGCAGCACCTCCCGAGATGTCCTGTGTGGAACTGATGTGGGCAAGTCTGACGGATTCGGGGACTTCAGCTGTTTAAAGATATGTGGCAA GGACTTGAAGTGTGGGAGTCACACCTGTTCTCAGGTTTGCCATCCTCAGCCCTGTCAGCCTTGCCCACGGCTCCCCCACTTGGTGAGATACTGCCCTTGTGGCCAAACACCTCTCAGCCAGTTGCTGGAACATGGAAGTAATGGTCGGAAAACATGCATGGATCCTGTCCCTTCCTGTGGAAAAGTGTGTGGCAAACCCTTATCCTGTGGTTCCTCAG ATTTCATCCACACCTGTGAAAAGCTCTGCCATGAAGGAGACTGTGGGCCGTGCTCTCGCACCTCAGTTATCTCCTGCAGATGTTCTTTCAGAACAAAG gaGCTTCCATGTACCAGTCTTAAAAGTGAAG ATGCTACATTTATGTGCGACAAGCGGTGTAACAAGAAAAGATTGTGTGGACGGCATAAATGTAACGAGATCTGCTGTGTG GACAAAGAGCACAAGTGTCCTTTGATTTGTGGAAGGAAGCTCCGCTGTGGCCTTCATCGGTGTGAAGAACCTTGTCATCGAGGGAACTGTCAGACCTGCTGGCAAGCCA GCTTTGATGAATTAACTTGCCACTGTGGTGCCTCTGTGATCTACCCACCAGTTCCCTGTGGGACTAGGCCTCCCGAGTGTACACAGACCTGTGCCAGGATCCATGATTGTGACCATCCAG